A genomic segment from Gracilimonas sediminicola encodes:
- the lptC gene encoding LPS export ABC transporter periplasmic protein LptC produces the protein MKITHLFILPVMLMLSGSGCGELTEFENKQVQEALSDSLFTTTESWGINMEIMEDGKLKLKLSGTYASSIKNENQNITKISGPVYIEIFDEEGKPDTYVYTDSAVHLPDKSAFEMFGSVRVNAPEGKKLRSEYLKWERQKDRVSTPEFVIFISPPDSIAAEGFFGDSDLTNYTLNEGGGRAVID, from the coding sequence ATGAAGATTACACACTTGTTCATACTGCCCGTTATGCTGATGCTATCCGGTTCAGGGTGTGGCGAACTTACCGAGTTTGAGAATAAGCAGGTTCAGGAAGCACTGAGCGATTCCTTATTCACTACCACTGAAAGCTGGGGAATTAATATGGAGATCATGGAAGACGGGAAGCTTAAGTTGAAGCTGTCAGGAACCTATGCCTCTTCCATCAAGAATGAGAATCAAAACATCACCAAAATTTCGGGCCCGGTTTACATCGAAATATTTGATGAGGAAGGGAAACCGGACACTTATGTTTACACCGACAGTGCCGTTCATCTTCCTGATAAATCCGCTTTTGAGATGTTTGGAAGCGTTCGTGTAAATGCCCCCGAAGGCAAAAAGCTTCGCTCTGAATATCTGAAATGGGAACGGCAGAAAGACCGGGTAAGTACTCCGGAATTCGTCATCTTCATTTCCCCGCCCGACAGTATCGCAGCCGAGGGATTCTTTGGCGATTCAGATCTGACCAACTATACCCTTAATGAAGGCGGCGGACGTGCAGTCATTGATTAG